The genomic DNA TTTTGATGGCACGGCCACAAATAGTTTTTTTATGTGGACGCAGCGTACCACCAAACCTTACAAGGGCATGAAACCAGGCCGCGATTTCGATTTCAATAATGGCGATGCTATGGCATTACGGCAATTAAAAGAACTTGCAGTTGTGTCGCCACAAAATCAATTGGGTGGATATCAAGGCGGTAATAATGTAATGCGGGGTTTAAAATCGGGCAACTACGAAGTGGCGGGCGTATATCCAAACATTGCAAAAATATCGGCAGTAAAAATTACTCAAGGCCGTTTTTTAAATGAAAATGATATCACCAATAAACGCAAAGTTTGTGTGATTGGCAGAGCAGTAAAAGAAAATCTTTTTAAACCAGAAGAAAAAGTACTTGGCGATTATGTTTCCATCAATGGAGTATACTTTATGGTTGTAGGCATTACGGTGCCTATGGGCAGTGGTGGGCAAGCTGAGCAGGAAGCTTCGCGTGTGGTGGTGCCTTTTACAACATTTCAAAGTGCGTTTAACTATGGCGACCAGGTTGGTTGGTTTGCTATTTCATCGCAACCAAACATTTCGGCAGCAGTAGCCGAAGAAAAAGTTATTGCACTAATGAAAGAACGGCATAAAATTGCGCCCGAAGATGAGCAGGCAATTGGCCATTGGAATATGGAAGTGCAATTCAAAAAAATGGAAGGTTTGTTTTCTGGAATTTCACTGCTCATTTGGGTAGTTGGTATAGGAACATTAATAGCAGGTATTATTGGCATCAGCAACATTATGCTTATTGTTGTAAAAGAACGCACCAAGGAGATAGGTGTCAAACGTGCATTAGGCGCCACTCCAATAAGTGTGATGTTTCAAATAATATTAGAATCGGTTTTCCTGACTGCTGTTGCCGGCTACTTTGGTTTGGTAATAGGTATAGGCTTGCTCGAATTAATAAATATGGCAATGGGTGCCGATGTGCCGATGTTTAACAATCCCACAGTGGACATTAATGTTGCCATTGTATCGCTTGCTGTATTAATTGGGTGTGGTGCCCTCGCAGGATTAATACCTGCACAACGTGCAGTATCTGTTTTGCCTGTAGAGGCTTTGCGTTCTGAATAAAGAATATAAACCTTGAAATAATAATTATCGTTACTTGAAAATAAATTGCTGAATAATATTTTATGATAAAAAGAATTTTAAAAATCGTTTTAGTTATTGTCCTCTTAGGAGTTTTTGTGTGGACGCTTTATTTCCTATACAAAAAATCGGAACAGGCTCCGGTAGTATTTGAAACAACAACTGCATTCGACACTACCATAATTAAAAAAACAGTGGCAGCCGGCAGTGTAATTCCTCGCAAAGAAGTAAATATGAAATCGCAGGTGTCGGGCATTGTCGAAAAATTGTTTGTAGTGGCAGGGCAAGAAATTAAATCAGGTGATGTAATAGCAAAAGTGAAAATTATTCCTAACATGATAAACCTTGCAAGTGCTGAAAATAGAGTGAATCAAGCCCGCATCAATTTTGATAACGCAAAAGCAGACTACGATCGCAGCGAAACTTTATTCAACCAACAGGTAGTATCAAAAGCCGAATTTCAACAAAATGAATTACGATTGAAAACTGCAAAAGAAGAAATGAATGCTGCCGATAATAATTTGCAATTAATAAAAAATGGTGTGACCAAATCGGCAGGCAGTGCTACCAATACCCTCATACGCAGCACTATAAATGGCATGGTGCTCGATGTGCCAATAAAAGAAGGAAGCAGTGTAATTGAAAGCAATACATTTAACGAAGGCACCTCCATTGCATCGGTAGCCAACATGGGCGAAATGATTTTTGAAGGCAAGGTTGATGAAAGCGAAGTGGGAAAAATAAAATCGGGAATGGAATTATTATTAACCATAGGTGCAATAGATGCCGAACGTTTCAAAGCCACACTAGAATATATAGCGCCAAAAGGAGTTACAGAAAATGGCGCCATACAATTTCTTATTCGTGCTGCCTTAACTAAAGCACAAGGAGGTTCGTTTTTACGCGCAGGTTATAGCGCCAATGCCGATATTATTTTGGATAGAAAAGATAATGCCTTTGCGGTTTCCGAATCGGTTTTACAGTTTGAAAAAGATAAAACTTTTGTAGAGGTTGAAGTAGCACCAAACAAATTTGAAAAACGATTTATAAAAACAGGTTTGTCGGACGGAGTAAATATTGAAGTGCTCGAAGGCATTACGAAAAGCGATAAAATAAAAATTCCTGATTTGAAAACTCCGGTGGAGAATGGAAACTAGAAAAAAGTTTACTTTTTGCTAGATTAAATCCCGACAAAACTTTTGAATTTTTTTATTTTTCCATCAATCTGTTTTTGATTAGCGCATCACCCATGCGTTTCAACCTAAATAACATACATAGAGGAAGTGCATGAAATTAATTCTATCGTTACATAAGTCATACTCTGCTTTTTTGCTGTTGTTTCACAAGCACAAGAAAATCTATCCTTGTCGAAATTCGTTTGGTGAAAACACCAGTCGCAAGCAGAGCAAACACACTTTCCTGAATATTTATCAATCTCTTAAAAATAAAAAACGCCTGCAAAATTGCAGGCGTTCCTTGCGTTTTATACACAAATAAAAAAGATTTTACTGCTTTATAATCCGAATGGTTTCTTGCTTCTCATTCAAATTCAATCGAAGAAAATAAACACCATTTGAAAAATCAGAAATATCAAAGTTAAATTGATTTGCCTCCTCACGGCACAATAAAACATACTCACTTACTACTCTGCCTGTCACATCATTAATGGTAACTGATACTTGGTCACTCTTTTCATAAACAAAAAGCAAGGCAAACTCTCCTGAAGTTGGGTTTGGTGAAACTTGTATTGAACCTGATATTAATTTATCAGAAGCAATTCTTGCAGGCACTAAAACTACTGCTCCGTTTCGCGCACACTTTTTATTATCTTTAACAGTTACCGTATATGTTCCTGGCGAAAGGCCGGTAGCTGTTTGTGTGGTTTGTGCTGGAGAAGTATTCCATGTGTAACGATAAGGAGTAAATCCATTGGCAGGATTGCAGGTAGCACTTCCATTATCAAACAAAGGTCCGGTAGGATCAAGCTTGGTAAATGACATGGTAATTTGAGCAGGTTGTGTTAACGTGCGCGCAACCGTGGTAGTGCAATTATTTGCATCTGTTACGGTACATGTATATGTACCAGCAACCAGATTAGATAATGATGATGTTGTTTTATTGTTGCTCCATAAATAGGAATAAAAACCTGTTCCTCCTGTTGCCGTAAGGTTAATGGTTCCGTTTTTTTGACCATAACATTTAAGATTTGCTCCGGTAGTAGTAGCGGCCACAGCAAGTGGTTCGGATATGCTAAATGGATAGCTGGCCACATTGCAAAGGTTTTCATCTTTGGCTTCGAGGGTATGAGCTCCTGCAGGCAAACTATAACTAACGATTGGACTATACACTCCACCATCTACCGAAAACAATACTGGCGCTGTTCCAACCGAAGTAGAAACAAACAA from Bacteroidota bacterium includes the following:
- a CDS encoding ABC transporter permease, which encodes MFDQDNWQEIFATIKKNKLRTFLTSLGVGWGIFMLVIMLGAGNGLKNGVLKDFDGTATNSFFMWTQRTTKPYKGMKPGRDFDFNNGDAMALRQLKELAVVSPQNQLGGYQGGNNVMRGLKSGNYEVAGVYPNIAKISAVKITQGRFLNENDITNKRKVCVIGRAVKENLFKPEEKVLGDYVSINGVYFMVVGITVPMGSGGQAEQEASRVVVPFTTFQSAFNYGDQVGWFAISSQPNISAAVAEEKVIALMKERHKIAPEDEQAIGHWNMEVQFKKMEGLFSGISLLIWVVGIGTLIAGIIGISNIMLIVVKERTKEIGVKRALGATPISVMFQIILESVFLTAVAGYFGLVIGIGLLELINMAMGADVPMFNNPTVDINVAIVSLAVLIGCGALAGLIPAQRAVSVLPVEALRSE
- a CDS encoding efflux RND transporter periplasmic adaptor subunit translates to MIKRILKIVLVIVLLGVFVWTLYFLYKKSEQAPVVFETTTAFDTTIIKKTVAAGSVIPRKEVNMKSQVSGIVEKLFVVAGQEIKSGDVIAKVKIIPNMINLASAENRVNQARINFDNAKADYDRSETLFNQQVVSKAEFQQNELRLKTAKEEMNAADNNLQLIKNGVTKSAGSATNTLIRSTINGMVLDVPIKEGSSVIESNTFNEGTSIASVANMGEMIFEGKVDESEVGKIKSGMELLLTIGAIDAERFKATLEYIAPKGVTENGAIQFLIRAALTKAQGGSFLRAGYSANADIILDRKDNAFAVSESVLQFEKDKTFVEVEVAPNKFEKRFIKTGLSDGVNIEVLEGITKSDKIKIPDLKTPVENGN